The following proteins are encoded in a genomic region of Mycobacterium sp. 155:
- a CDS encoding SRPBCC family protein — MTAREGKLTIDGDRAALTFERRLPYSVDTVWSAITDPEQRNQWMGETVIDAREGGTIEMVPTGPPLQPDQMKMTGRIRVWDPPRVFEHEWNQPILKGTGVVRYELTPDGDGTLLRFSHRGLTIRDGQGFHPGTHAFLDRLEAHLAGSPLPDWGQRYQEVAALLGQKWEGE, encoded by the coding sequence CGATCGACGGCGATCGGGCGGCCCTCACCTTCGAACGTCGCCTGCCCTATTCGGTGGATACGGTGTGGTCGGCGATCACCGACCCCGAGCAGCGCAACCAGTGGATGGGCGAGACCGTGATCGACGCCCGCGAGGGCGGGACCATCGAGATGGTGCCCACCGGGCCGCCTCTGCAGCCCGATCAGATGAAGATGACCGGGCGGATCCGGGTGTGGGATCCGCCACGGGTCTTCGAGCACGAGTGGAATCAGCCGATCCTCAAGGGCACCGGCGTGGTGCGCTACGAACTCACGCCCGACGGCGACGGTACCCTGCTGCGGTTCAGCCACCGCGGGCTCACCATCCGCGACGGGCAGGGATTCCATCCCGGCACGCATGCGTTCCTCGACCGGCTCGAAGCCCATCTCGCAGGCTCCCCGCTCCCCGACTGGGGACAGCGGTACCAAGAAGTCGCAGCCCTTCTAGGACAGAAATGGGAAGGCGAATAG
- a CDS encoding flavodoxin family protein, with protein sequence MSHNGSNISAPTVAIVYHSGFGHTATLADAVAAGAAAAGADVSIVPVDTITEAQWELLDGIDAMIFGSATYMGNVSAGFQAFAEKTGRRCMNGTWRDKVAGGFTNSGAKSGDKLAALSSLAIFAAQHHMHWVNLGLAPGWNSAAGSEHDLNRLGFWLGAGAATDVDAGPAEVHPADIATCRHLGARVALVTRQLNIGRSLSPAAAGPAAASAPAR encoded by the coding sequence ATGTCTCACAACGGATCCAATATCTCAGCACCCACCGTGGCGATCGTGTATCACTCCGGGTTCGGACACACGGCGACTCTGGCCGACGCAGTGGCGGCCGGCGCGGCCGCGGCCGGTGCCGACGTCAGCATCGTGCCGGTCGACACCATCACCGAGGCCCAGTGGGAGCTCCTCGACGGCATCGACGCGATGATCTTCGGAAGCGCCACCTACATGGGCAACGTGTCGGCCGGCTTCCAGGCGTTCGCCGAGAAGACGGGCCGGCGGTGCATGAACGGCACCTGGCGCGACAAGGTGGCCGGTGGATTCACCAACTCAGGCGCCAAGAGCGGTGACAAGCTCGCCGCGCTGAGCTCGTTGGCGATCTTCGCCGCCCAACACCACATGCATTGGGTGAACCTCGGTTTGGCGCCGGGCTGGAACTCCGCAGCGGGCAGCGAGCACGATCTCAACCGACTGGGCTTCTGGCTCGGGGCCGGCGCCGCCACCGATGTGGATGCCGGACCCGCCGAGGTGCACCCCGCCGACATCGCCACCTGCCGGCACCTCGGCGCCCGTGTAGCGCTGGTGACCCGCCAGCTGAACATCGGCCGCAGTCTCAGTCCAGCGGCCGCAGGTCCTGCAGCAGCGTCGGCACCAGCTCGCTGA
- a CDS encoding HAD family phosphatase produces MDAVLWDMDGTLVDSEKLWDISMHALYARMGGVLSAEVRESTVGGSSELVMRIVYDDLGLDPDPAAMAESADWLHGYTGDLFEQGLPWRPGARDLLERLTAAGIPLALVTNTHRQLAERALKSIGRHYFSVTVCGDEVPNGKPFPDPYLRAAALLGFDTAQCLAVEDSVTGTASAEAAGCPVLVVPNDVEVPRGPRRRQVESLSALGVEDLRAIHAELDREPAQRSA; encoded by the coding sequence ATGGATGCGGTGCTGTGGGACATGGACGGCACTCTCGTCGATTCCGAAAAACTCTGGGACATCTCGATGCACGCGCTCTATGCACGCATGGGTGGGGTGCTCAGCGCGGAGGTACGTGAGTCGACCGTCGGCGGCTCGTCAGAGTTGGTGATGCGGATCGTCTACGACGATCTGGGGCTGGACCCCGATCCCGCGGCGATGGCTGAATCGGCCGACTGGCTGCACGGCTACACCGGTGATCTGTTCGAGCAGGGGCTGCCGTGGCGGCCCGGAGCCCGGGATCTGTTGGAGCGGTTGACGGCTGCGGGCATTCCGCTGGCACTGGTCACCAACACCCACCGGCAGCTTGCCGAGCGGGCGTTGAAAAGCATTGGTCGGCACTATTTTTCGGTGACTGTCTGCGGTGACGAAGTGCCTAACGGCAAGCCGTTCCCGGATCCGTATCTACGTGCTGCCGCCTTGCTCGGGTTCGACACCGCGCAGTGCCTGGCGGTGGAGGATTCGGTGACCGGTACGGCTTCGGCGGAGGCAGCCGGCTGCCCGGTGCTGGTGGTGCCCAATGATGTCGAGGTGCCCCGGGGGCCGCGGCGCAGGCAGGTCGAGTCACTCAGCGCGCTCGGTGTCGAGGATTTGCGGGCGATTCACGCCGAACTGGACCGCGAGCCCGCTCAACGCAGCGCTTGA
- a CDS encoding phosphoribosyl-ATP diphosphatase: protein MKQSMPVKTFDGLFAELSEKARTRPAGSGTVAALDTGVHGLGKKILEEAGEVWLAAEHESDEALAEEVSQLLYWTQVMMLARGLTLDDVYRKL, encoded by the coding sequence ATGAAACAATCCATGCCCGTGAAGACTTTCGACGGCCTGTTCGCTGAACTCAGCGAGAAAGCGCGGACCCGGCCGGCCGGCAGTGGCACCGTCGCGGCGTTGGACACCGGGGTGCACGGACTCGGCAAGAAGATCCTGGAGGAAGCCGGCGAAGTGTGGCTGGCCGCCGAGCACGAGAGCGACGAGGCGCTGGCCGAGGAGGTCAGCCAGTTGCTGTACTGGACACAGGTGATGATGCTCGCCCGCGGCCTGACCCTCGACGACGTCTACCGGAAGCTGTGA
- a CDS encoding sugar porter family MFS transporter has product MTHGPVGDSTSGVDYEESEHSGKVVRIASVAALGGLLFGYDSAVINGAVAALRDEFGIGDYTLGVAVASALLGAAAGAMTAGRLADRIGRLSVMKLAAVLFFVSAIGTALAPNIWLVVIFRVIGGVGVGVASVIAPAYIAETSPPRIRGRLGSLQQLAIVSGIFISLAVDALLAHLAGGSREELWLGLAAWRWMFLAMTLPAVLYGVLAFTIPESPRYLVAKYRIPEARKVLAMLLGEKNLEITIRRIQDSLKSDKPPSWRDLRKPTGGIYGIVWVGLGLSIFQQFVGINVIFYYSNVLWEAVGFGESEAFVITVITSITNIVTTLIAIALIDRIGRRPLLLMGSAGMAVTLGTMAVIFGTASQVDGKPVLGDVAGPVALVAANLFVVAFGMSWGPVVWVLLGEMFPNRIRAAALGLAAAGQWVANWVITVTFPTLSSMLGVAYGFYALCAVLSFLFVSRWVQETKGKHLEDMQSEIPHHEQNRAVNS; this is encoded by the coding sequence ATGACGCACGGACCGGTAGGTGATTCCACGTCGGGCGTGGACTACGAGGAATCCGAACACAGCGGCAAGGTGGTGCGCATCGCCTCGGTGGCCGCACTGGGCGGCCTGCTGTTCGGCTACGACAGTGCCGTGATCAACGGTGCCGTCGCCGCACTGCGGGACGAGTTCGGCATCGGCGATTACACTCTGGGCGTTGCGGTCGCCTCAGCACTGCTGGGTGCCGCGGCGGGCGCGATGACGGCAGGACGCCTGGCCGACCGCATCGGCCGCCTCTCGGTCATGAAACTGGCCGCCGTACTGTTCTTCGTCAGCGCGATCGGAACCGCTCTGGCGCCCAACATTTGGCTGGTGGTCATCTTCCGCGTCATCGGCGGCGTCGGCGTCGGCGTGGCGTCGGTGATTGCACCGGCCTACATCGCCGAGACGTCACCGCCGCGCATCCGGGGCCGGCTGGGCTCGCTGCAACAGCTGGCGATCGTCAGCGGCATTTTCATATCGCTGGCCGTGGATGCGCTTCTGGCGCATCTGGCCGGAGGGTCGCGCGAGGAACTGTGGCTCGGGCTGGCCGCGTGGCGCTGGATGTTCCTGGCGATGACGTTGCCCGCCGTTCTGTACGGAGTGCTCGCGTTCACCATCCCAGAGTCGCCGCGCTATCTCGTTGCGAAATACCGCATTCCGGAAGCCCGCAAGGTGCTCGCCATGCTGCTCGGCGAGAAGAACCTCGAAATCACCATCAGACGGATCCAGGATTCGCTGAAGTCCGACAAGCCGCCGTCATGGCGGGATCTGCGCAAACCGACCGGCGGTATCTACGGCATCGTCTGGGTAGGGCTCGGGCTGTCGATCTTCCAGCAATTCGTCGGTATCAACGTCATCTTCTACTACTCCAACGTGCTGTGGGAGGCCGTCGGGTTCGGCGAGAGCGAGGCGTTCGTCATCACCGTGATCACGTCGATCACCAACATCGTCACCACGCTCATCGCGATTGCGCTCATCGATCGGATCGGCCGCAGACCGCTGCTGTTGATGGGATCGGCCGGTATGGCGGTGACGTTGGGCACCATGGCAGTTATCTTCGGCACCGCAAGTCAGGTCGACGGCAAGCCCGTGCTGGGTGATGTCGCCGGACCGGTGGCGTTGGTCGCCGCCAACCTGTTCGTGGTGGCATTCGGCATGTCGTGGGGTCCGGTCGTCTGGGTGCTGCTCGGCGAGATGTTCCCGAACCGTATCCGCGCTGCGGCGCTGGGGTTGGCCGCAGCCGGGCAGTGGGTGGCGAACTGGGTGATTACCGTGACGTTCCCGACGCTGAGCAGCATGCTCGGTGTTGCCTATGGCTTCTATGCCTTGTGTGCGGTGCTGTCGTTCCTGTTCGTGTCGCGATGGGTGCAGGAGACCAAGGGCAAACATCTCGAAGACATGCAGAGCGAGATCCCGCACCATGAGCAGAACCGCGCGGTGAATTCTTAA
- a CDS encoding FAD-containing oxidoreductase, giving the protein MGEPEQFDAIIVGAGQAGPSLAGRLTAAGNTVAVVERKLVGGTCVNTGCIPTKTLVASAYAAHVARRGVEYGVHTGEVTVDMAKVKARKDGIMLADRHGVETWLQDMDGASLIRGHARFVDQHTMDVDGRLLTADRIFLNVGGRAVAPDFPGLADIDYLTNVGILELDSLPEHLVIIGGSYIALEFAQMYRRFGARVTVIERGPRLTSREDEDISAAIKEILEAEGIDIVLNATDIRFSKQDNGFEVVPAGGAEPIAGTHLLVAVGRVPNTDDLDLQNAGVQTDKRGYIVVDDQLRTSAEHIWAMGDCNGKGAFTHTSYNDYEIVAANLLDNDPRRVSERVPTYALFIDPPLGRAGLTVDQVRASGRGALVAKRPMTRVGRAVEKGESQGFMKVVVDAETEEILGAATLGVGGDEVIHCIVDVMTAKLPYTAISRTMHIHPTVSELVPTLLQDLRPLD; this is encoded by the coding sequence ATGGGCGAGCCAGAGCAGTTCGATGCCATCATCGTTGGTGCCGGACAGGCCGGCCCCTCGCTGGCCGGGCGATTGACCGCGGCAGGCAATACCGTTGCCGTGGTCGAACGCAAACTGGTGGGCGGTACCTGCGTGAACACCGGCTGTATTCCCACCAAGACGTTGGTGGCCAGCGCCTACGCCGCTCATGTCGCCCGTCGCGGTGTTGAATACGGTGTCCACACAGGCGAAGTCACCGTGGACATGGCCAAGGTCAAGGCCCGCAAGGATGGCATCATGCTGGCCGACCGGCACGGCGTGGAGACCTGGCTTCAGGATATGGACGGGGCGTCGCTCATCCGGGGCCATGCCCGGTTCGTCGATCAGCACACCATGGACGTCGACGGCCGGTTGCTGACCGCGGACCGGATCTTCCTCAACGTGGGCGGTCGCGCGGTGGCGCCCGACTTTCCCGGCCTGGCCGATATCGACTATCTGACCAACGTCGGGATCCTCGAACTGGATTCGCTGCCCGAGCATCTCGTCATCATCGGTGGCAGCTACATTGCACTCGAGTTCGCCCAGATGTACCGGCGCTTCGGGGCCAGGGTCACGGTCATCGAGCGGGGCCCACGGCTGACCTCACGGGAGGACGAGGACATCTCGGCTGCGATCAAGGAGATCCTCGAAGCCGAGGGTATCGACATCGTGCTCAATGCCACCGACATCCGGTTTAGCAAGCAGGACAATGGCTTCGAGGTTGTCCCGGCCGGCGGTGCCGAACCGATCGCGGGAACCCACCTGCTGGTGGCGGTCGGCCGGGTACCCAATACCGACGATCTCGACCTGCAGAACGCGGGTGTGCAGACCGACAAGCGCGGTTACATCGTGGTGGACGACCAGCTGCGCACCAGTGCCGAGCACATCTGGGCGATGGGGGACTGCAACGGCAAGGGCGCCTTCACGCACACCTCGTACAACGACTACGAAATCGTGGCGGCCAACCTGCTCGACAACGATCCGCGCCGGGTCAGCGAACGCGTTCCCACCTATGCGTTGTTCATCGATCCACCGCTGGGCAGGGCCGGGCTGACTGTCGACCAGGTCCGGGCCTCAGGCCGAGGAGCCTTGGTGGCCAAGCGCCCGATGACCCGCGTGGGTCGCGCGGTGGAGAAGGGCGAGTCACAGGGATTCATGAAAGTGGTGGTCGACGCGGAGACCGAGGAGATCCTCGGTGCGGCCACCCTCGGCGTCGGCGGCGACGAGGTCATCCACTGCATCGTCGACGTGATGACCGCCAAACTGCCCTACACCGCCATATCCCGCACCATGCACATCCACCCCACGGTCAGCGAGCTGGTGCCGACGCTGCTGCAGGACCTGCGGCCGCTGGACTGA
- the hisG gene encoding ATP phosphoribosyltransferase, whose product MLRVAVPNKGALSESAAEILAEAGYRRRRDPKDLTVVDPNNNVEFFFLRPKDIAVYVGSGELDLGITGRDLAADSDAPVRERLSLGFGNSTFRYAAPAGREWTTADLAGKRIATSFPNLVRKDLETRGTEATVIRLDGAVEISIQLGVADVIADVVGSGRTLGLHGLVAFGAPLCESEAVLIERVGAAQGNAAARDQLTARVQGVVFGQQYLMLDYDCPRAALDDAMAVTPGLESPTIAPLADPDWAAVRALVPRRDVNSIMDELAAIGAKAILASDIRFCRF is encoded by the coding sequence ATGCTGCGGGTTGCTGTACCCAACAAGGGTGCCCTGAGCGAATCGGCCGCCGAGATCCTCGCCGAGGCGGGTTACCGTCGGCGGCGCGATCCCAAGGATCTGACGGTCGTCGATCCGAACAACAACGTGGAGTTCTTCTTCCTGCGGCCGAAGGACATCGCCGTCTATGTCGGGTCCGGTGAGCTCGATCTCGGTATTACCGGGCGTGACCTGGCCGCGGATTCGGACGCACCGGTGCGTGAGCGTTTGTCGCTGGGCTTCGGCAACTCGACCTTCCGCTACGCGGCCCCGGCCGGCCGGGAATGGACCACGGCAGACTTGGCGGGCAAGCGGATTGCCACGTCGTTCCCGAACCTGGTGCGCAAAGACTTGGAGACACGGGGGACCGAGGCCACCGTAATCCGGCTCGACGGAGCGGTGGAGATCTCCATCCAGCTCGGCGTCGCCGATGTCATCGCCGACGTTGTCGGATCGGGCCGCACCCTCGGCCTGCACGGCCTGGTCGCCTTCGGTGCGCCGCTGTGTGAATCGGAGGCGGTACTGATCGAACGCGTCGGCGCCGCGCAGGGGAACGCGGCCGCACGCGACCAGCTGACAGCCCGAGTGCAGGGCGTGGTGTTCGGCCAGCAGTACCTGATGCTCGACTATGACTGCCCCCGTGCGGCTTTGGACGATGCCATGGCGGTCACTCCGGGACTGGAATCGCCGACGATCGCGCCGCTGGCCGATCCGGACTGGGCGGCGGTGCGGGCCCTGGTTCCGCGTCGCGATGTCAACAGCATCATGGACGAGCTGGCGGCCATCGGGGCCAAAGCGATCCTGGCTTCGGACATCAGGTTCTGCCGCTTCTGA
- a CDS encoding DUF4126 family protein, which translates to MSHFLVLLLALLIGVVAGLRALTPPAVVAWAAALHWINLDGTWVQWLAHPITVTVLTILAVVELITDQLPKTPSRKTAVQFVARLATGAFAGAVIGTAWGYTFGGLGSGMIGAVLGTLGGYEARTRLVAVTGGRDLPVALVEDAVAVLGGFAIAALTAVV; encoded by the coding sequence ATGAGCCATTTCCTCGTTCTGTTGCTGGCGCTGCTCATCGGGGTGGTGGCCGGGCTGCGAGCGTTGACCCCTCCCGCCGTGGTGGCGTGGGCGGCCGCGCTGCACTGGATCAATCTGGACGGCACCTGGGTGCAGTGGCTGGCACACCCGATCACCGTCACCGTTCTCACCATTCTTGCTGTGGTGGAACTGATTACCGACCAGCTGCCGAAGACCCCGAGCCGTAAGACCGCGGTTCAGTTCGTCGCCCGATTGGCCACCGGGGCGTTCGCGGGCGCCGTGATCGGTACCGCATGGGGTTACACGTTCGGCGGGCTCGGGTCCGGAATGATCGGCGCCGTGCTGGGCACCTTGGGCGGTTACGAGGCCCGCACCCGTCTGGTCGCCGTCACCGGAGGGCGCGACCTGCCGGTGGCCTTGGTGGAGGACGCCGTTGCCGTGCTGGGTGGGTTCGCCATCGCAGCGCTGACCGCGGTGGTGTAG